Below is a genomic region from Bacteroidota bacterium.
CCTCCCTTATTTTTAATGAGGCCAGGTTATTTTTAAGCGCCTCGGAGTAATTGCCCTGTTCAGAATAAATATTTCCGATGTTATTTAAAGAACCGGCAATACCTTTTTTATCCCCCAATTCTTCGTTTATTTTTAATGAGACCAGGTTATTTTTAAGCGCCTCGGTGTAATTGCCCTGTTCAGAATAAATATTTCCGATGTTATTTAAAGAATTGGCAATACCTCTTTTATCCCCCAATTCATCCTTTATTTTTAATGAGGCCAGGTAATTTTTAAGTGCCTCGGGGTAATTGCCCTGATCGGAATAAATATTTCCGATGCTATTTAAAGAATTGGCAATACCATTTTTATCCCCCAATTCTTCCTTTATTTTTAATGAGGACAGGTTTTTTTTAAGCGCCTCGGAGTAATTGCCCTGTTCAGAATAAATTTTTCCCATGCTATGTAAAGAACCAGCAATACCATTTTTATCCCCCAATTCTTCGTTTATTTTTAATGAGGCAAGGTGATTTTTAAGCGCCTCGGGGTAATTGTCCTGATAAAAATAAATATTTCCGATGTTATTTAAAGAAACGGCAATACCTTTTTGCAACCCCCTTTGGGTTTCCCCCTTTGCAAAAGAGGATGATTTTTTAGCAAGATTTATTGCATCATTAGCGTATTTCAGAGCGTTTTCATAATCGCTTTCATTAATTAATTTCCCACTAATATCATTCATCAGCTTAACGCGGGTGGTATCCCTATTCTCTTTTGCCAGCAGGGTTTTAAGGGAGTCAATGGAGGCATTCTGTGCAAAAGTTTGCACAGATGAAAACAAAAAGATAAGCAACAAAAGTTTTTTCACTAAGTAAGAATTTATGGTAAATATATTAATTCTGGTCTTGCAAATGATTGTTTTAAAGCATTTTTTTAGCGCAAAGAAAATTATTTATTTCATTGATATCAGTTTGCATAGGTGGGGATTTACAAACACTAAACTGTCAATCTTCAGAATTACTTCAGGTAGATCCTAAAATGAAAAACCATTACAAATCAGGGGATTTAGACTTAAAAGTGCATTTGTTCGATATTTGCGGAAAAGTTTGTTTTTGATGGAGAGAAATGTCCAGAATCAATAAGCTCCTTCTTCGGATTCTGTTGATTAACAAGGGTTCCATAAAAATAAAAGCGGGACAACTTTCCACAAAATTGGAGTTGTCCCGCTGGGTGGAGCCGGAGAGATTCGAACTCTCGTCCAAACAAGGAATCATTAAGCTTTCTACATGCGTAGCATTAACTTGATTGTAGGGAAAAAACCGGCATAATGCCACCTATTTATTCCTTAGCCTTTTAATTTCGCTCCTGCACCAAGGCTTTGCAAAAGCTAGCTTAAATTTGATGATACCAAACTTAGCAGATCTTTAAGCCGGATCTGCTAAAAGGTAGCTTGTTCTTCCCACCTAGTGAGAGAATAAGGCCATTCTTCTATGAAGAATTAAGCCGCAAGCGCGTAGTCGTTTTCGCCAGTTAAGACGGTTGAGAATTCAGATTTACGAGCAATATTCACAACGCTCGGCATGCTTACCCAACAAGTCATCTTGCTGTCAAAACCTGTCGGCCCCAATTTTTCAAATAACTTTACTTTATTATCAACGCTATGTTTAAAGGCATTATTTTAATAACAAGTACAATGCAAATTAGTCTTTTGCATTCCTTTTTTTAATTTTGCACTTTAATACTTAATCAATAATGGAAAATACAAAAATAGGAATAATTAGGGAAGAAAAAACACACCCCGATAAAAGAGTTGCATTATCTCCTAAACAGTGTCACAAATTAATGAACCAATATCCGGGCCTTGAAATTTATGTTCAAAACAGCAAGGTTAGAAGTTTTACTGATGCAGAATACAAAGAACAGGGAATTCCTGTGGTGGAAGATTTATCTGCCTGTGATATATTACTTGGTGTAAAGGAAGTTCCTGTTGATAAGCTTATCCCTGAAAAAAAATACCTTTTCTTTTCTCATACAATTAAAAAACAGCCATACAATAAAACACTTTTAAGGACTATTCTTGAAAAAAAAGTGCAGATGATCGACTACGAATGCCTTAAAGATAAAAACAGCAACAGAATTCTTGGCTTTGGAAGATATGCGGGTATAGTTGGAGCATATAACGGAATACTTGGTTTTGGAATAAAAAACAAACTTTACACTATTAAACCTGCCCATCTGTGTAAAGACCGGGCTGAAGTGAATTTAGAATTGAAAAAAGTAAAACTCCCTGCAATAAAAATTGCAATTACCGGAGGCGGGAGAGTGGCTAACGGGGCAATAGAAATCCTAACCGAACTTAATATTTCAAAAGTAAGTTTAGTTGATTTTATGGAAACTGAATTTAATGAGCCGGTATATTGCCAGCTAAATGCAACGGATTACACCAAACGAATTGACAATACAAAAGGCCAGCTTGGTGATTTTTATGCAAACCCTCAACACTATGAATCCACTTTTGTTCCCTTTACTAAAAAAGCAGACATTTTAATAAGCGCACATTTTTGGGATCCTGCATCACCACAGCTATTTACTAAAGAGGATATGAAAAACCAAGAATTTAAAATTTCTTTAATCGCTGATATTACCTGTGATATTGCCGGATCTGTGCCCTCTACCTTAAGGTCTTCAACCATCCAGCAGCCTTTTTATGATTATGATGTAATGGAAGAGAAAATTGTTCCCGCCTTTGGTAAAGACACAATTACAATAATGGCCGTAGACAACCTGCCTTGTGAACTCCCACGAGATGCCTCAGAAGATTTTGGCCAGGATTTAAGCAAATACGTTATTCCGGCTCTTTTAGGAAATGATCCCGAAGATATTATCGAAAGAGCAAGCATTACTAAAAATGGAAATCTTACTTTAGCATTCAATTATTTAAAGGATTATGTGGAGTAAAATTCCTTGAATCAATTATGTGATTACTTTTATTTATAATATATTTACTATTTTAAACTGATCCTGATTTCTTATTTTTGTTAGTTATGCTAAAGCCAACTTGTTTTTCCCTGTTTTTACTGATCCTAATTTCTCTGTTAAATGCATGTAAACCAGGGCCAAAGTTTGTTGAAGCAGAATCAGGTTCAGCAAATTTTAGCAGTATGGCTTATATTGGTGGAAACTATTTATCAGGTTACCAGGATGGCGCATTATTTAGAGAGGGCCAGGAATTTAGCATACCAGCTTTACTTTCT
It encodes:
- a CDS encoding alanine dehydrogenase, with translation MENTKIGIIREEKTHPDKRVALSPKQCHKLMNQYPGLEIYVQNSKVRSFTDAEYKEQGIPVVEDLSACDILLGVKEVPVDKLIPEKKYLFFSHTIKKQPYNKTLLRTILEKKVQMIDYECLKDKNSNRILGFGRYAGIVGAYNGILGFGIKNKLYTIKPAHLCKDRAEVNLELKKVKLPAIKIAITGGGRVANGAIEILTELNISKVSLVDFMETEFNEPVYCQLNATDYTKRIDNTKGQLGDFYANPQHYESTFVPFTKKADILISAHFWDPASPQLFTKEDMKNQEFKISLIADITCDIAGSVPSTLRSSTIQQPFYDYDVMEEKIVPAFGKDTITIMAVDNLPCELPRDASEDFGQDLSKYVIPALLGNDPEDIIERASITKNGNLTLAFNYLKDYVE